In Clostridium swellfunianum, a genomic segment contains:
- the sufB gene encoding Fe-S cluster assembly protein SufB translates to MEEKLRKKTHIDDLDRGIYDVKNEFKYSYKADEGLTPEIVRQISMEKNEPQWMTDFRLKSLELYNSIAVPPWGPDISELDMDNIVTYVKPNTDMKGTWEEVPEDIKKTFDLLGIPQAERTSLAGVGAQYDSEVVYHSIREDLVKKGVVYTDMETAIKDYEDIVKEYFMTCVPPSDHKFAALHGAVWSGGSFVYVPEGVEVDIPLQSYFRLNAPGAGQFEHTLIIVEKGAKLHFIEGCSAPKYNVNNLHAGCVELFVKEGARLRYSTIENWSKNMYNLNTKRAIVEKDGLMEWVSGSFGSKVSMLYPMTILKGERAKAEFTGITFAGKGQHLDTGAKMVHAAPYTTSSINSKSISKDGGIALYRGALRVAPNAHHSKSTVTCESLMLDNKSKSDTVPVIDLMNDEVDIGHEAKIGRISDEAIFYLMSRGISEEEAKAMIVRGFVEPIAKELPLEYAVEMNNLIKLELEGTIG, encoded by the coding sequence TGAATTTAAATATAGCTATAAGGCAGATGAAGGTTTAACACCAGAGATTGTACGTCAAATTTCTATGGAAAAGAACGAACCGCAGTGGATGACTGATTTTAGGTTAAAGTCATTAGAATTATACAACAGCATTGCAGTACCGCCTTGGGGACCAGATATATCAGAGCTTGATATGGATAATATCGTAACCTATGTTAAGCCAAATACTGATATGAAGGGAACCTGGGAGGAAGTACCCGAGGATATAAAAAAGACCTTTGATTTACTTGGAATACCACAAGCTGAAAGAACTTCACTAGCAGGGGTTGGAGCACAGTACGATTCAGAGGTTGTTTATCACAGTATAAGAGAAGATCTAGTTAAAAAAGGTGTAGTTTATACTGATATGGAAACAGCAATAAAGGACTACGAGGATATAGTTAAAGAGTACTTTATGACTTGCGTTCCTCCAAGCGATCATAAATTTGCGGCACTTCACGGTGCAGTTTGGTCAGGTGGATCTTTTGTGTATGTGCCAGAAGGTGTAGAGGTTGATATACCGCTTCAATCCTATTTCAGACTTAATGCTCCAGGAGCAGGACAGTTTGAGCATACGCTAATAATAGTAGAAAAGGGTGCAAAGCTTCACTTTATAGAAGGGTGTTCAGCACCTAAGTATAATGTTAATAACCTTCATGCTGGTTGTGTAGAACTTTTCGTTAAGGAAGGTGCAAGACTTCGCTACAGCACAATAGAAAACTGGTCGAAGAATATGTATAATCTAAATACAAAGAGGGCTATAGTTGAAAAAGATGGTTTAATGGAATGGGTATCAGGATCTTTTGGATCAAAGGTTTCTATGCTTTATCCAATGACAATTTTAAAAGGTGAAAGAGCAAAAGCTGAATTTACAGGCATAACCTTTGCAGGAAAAGGTCAGCATTTAGATACAGGAGCTAAAATGGTGCATGCAGCACCTTATACTACTTCATCAATAAATTCAAAGTCTATATCAAAGGATGGAGGAATAGCGCTTTACAGAGGAGCTTTAAGAGTAGCGCCAAATGCGCATCACTCAAAATCCACAGTAACCTGTGAATCCTTAATGCTTGATAACAAATCAAAATCAGATACAGTACCAGTTATAGATTTAATGAACGATGAAGTTGATATCGGACACGAAGCTAAAATAGGAAGAATTAGCGATGAGGCTATTTTCTACCTAATGAGCAGAGGAATAAGTGAAGAGGAAGCAAAGGCAATGATAGTTAGAGGTTTCGTAGAACCAATAGCTAAAGAGCTTCCACTAGAATATGCAGTTGAAATGAATAACCTAATCAAGCTTGAGCTTGAAGGTACAATAGGATAG
- the sufD gene encoding Fe-S cluster assembly protein SufD — MNIGNKALNTLPVITWRWLKVNEAKLKDFKVSEIPAYTKPYISSENFEEVIVKNMNSNLKVYENIKYFINKEEHYGVSEEFVALGEKHYNAGVFVHAPRNTKIDTPIRLEYKLDEENSAVIDNNIIIAEENSEVTVVIDYTTSDEVEAFHNGVTKVYAKDNAVVKIIKIQRMNNKSYHFDSHVAYSGYGAKVNWIQVELGAKNSVTNFINNLNEVSSEANISSVYLADGERNIDLSYLMNHRGRRSISNIETRGALKDKAKKVFRGTLDFKRGASRSKGSEEEFAILLDKTVKSDAIPLLLCEEDDVEGMHAASAGQIDADKLFYLMSRGLDEREAKKLIVEASFTPIIDKIPLEDLREAIAEEVHRRIVNA, encoded by the coding sequence ATGAATATAGGAAACAAAGCTCTAAATACCCTTCCAGTTATAACTTGGAGATGGCTAAAGGTTAACGAAGCAAAGCTTAAGGATTTCAAGGTTTCAGAAATTCCAGCGTACACTAAGCCTTATATTAGCTCTGAGAACTTTGAGGAAGTTATAGTTAAAAACATGAACTCAAATTTAAAGGTTTATGAAAATATAAAGTACTTTATAAATAAAGAAGAACACTATGGAGTATCAGAAGAATTTGTAGCACTTGGCGAAAAACATTACAATGCAGGCGTATTTGTTCATGCCCCAAGAAATACAAAAATAGATACACCAATAAGACTTGAGTATAAATTAGATGAAGAAAATTCTGCAGTAATTGATAATAATATAATTATTGCCGAGGAAAACAGCGAAGTAACAGTAGTTATCGACTACACAACTTCTGATGAGGTTGAAGCTTTCCACAATGGTGTAACAAAGGTTTATGCTAAAGACAATGCAGTGGTTAAGATAATAAAAATTCAGAGAATGAATAATAAATCCTATCATTTTGATTCTCACGTAGCCTACAGCGGCTACGGTGCAAAGGTTAATTGGATTCAGGTTGAGCTTGGAGCTAAAAACAGCGTAACTAATTTTATAAACAACTTAAATGAAGTAAGCAGTGAAGCAAATATCAGCTCAGTTTATTTAGCTGATGGTGAGAGAAATATAGACTTAAGCTATCTCATGAATCATAGAGGCAGAAGAAGCATAAGCAACATTGAAACTAGAGGAGCCTTAAAGGATAAGGCTAAGAAGGTGTTCAGAGGTACTCTTGATTTTAAGAGAGGTGCAAGCCGCTCAAAGGGAAGCGAAGAGGAATTTGCAATCCTTCTAGACAAGACAGTTAAATCAGATGCTATTCCACTTTTACTTTGTGAAGAGGATGATGTAGAAGGTATGCATGCTGCAAGTGCAGGGCAAATAGATGCTGATAAGCTTTTTTATCTGATGAGCCGTGGATTAGATGAAAGAGAAGCAAAGAAGCTTATAGTTGAAGCTTCCTTTACACCAATAATAGATAAAATTCCTCTGGAGGATTTAAGAGAAGCTATCGCAGAGGAAGTTCACAGGAGAATTGTAAATGCCTAA
- a CDS encoding cysteine desulfurase, whose translation MPNFNVEELRKDFPILSQNVHGKPLVYLDNAATTHKPNAVLDAMRNYHHQHNGNPHRGAHYLSVMATDAYENTREKVRKFINAKSTKEIIFTRNATESLNLVAYSYGMNFINEGDEIVLCISEHHSNIVPWQQVAKAKGAVLKFMYLNSDFRLSMDEVKAKITDKTKLVGIAQMSNVLGVIYPVKEIAEYAHSMGAVVLVDGAQSVPHMKVDVRDINADFFVFSGHKMLAPMGIGVLYGKKELLQKMPPFLMGGDMIEYVEEQKTSYADLPFKFEAGTQNVEGAVGLSAAIDYLENLGLSNIHKYELELTAYALEEMSKIPYIKIYGPRDMENRGGVISFSIEGCHPHDTASIVDTYGVAIRAGHHCAQPLMKHLGAPATSRASFYFYNTKEEVDVFINSIKNVRGWLGYGS comes from the coding sequence ATGCCTAACTTTAATGTAGAAGAATTGAGAAAGGATTTTCCTATCCTTTCTCAAAATGTACACGGCAAACCATTAGTATATCTTGATAACGCTGCAACAACTCATAAGCCAAATGCTGTGCTTGATGCTATGAGAAATTATCATCATCAGCACAATGGAAATCCACACAGAGGGGCACATTATCTTTCTGTTATGGCAACTGATGCTTATGAAAACACACGAGAAAAGGTTAGAAAGTTTATAAATGCTAAGTCTACTAAGGAAATAATCTTTACAAGAAATGCTACAGAATCTTTAAACCTTGTTGCTTATTCCTATGGAATGAACTTTATAAATGAGGGTGACGAAATAGTACTTTGCATATCAGAGCACCACAGCAATATAGTTCCATGGCAGCAGGTAGCAAAGGCTAAGGGTGCAGTGCTTAAATTTATGTATTTAAACTCTGACTTTAGATTGTCTATGGACGAGGTTAAAGCTAAGATAACAGATAAAACAAAATTAGTTGGAATTGCTCAAATGTCAAACGTTCTAGGAGTTATTTATCCAGTTAAAGAAATAGCTGAATATGCTCATTCAATGGGTGCAGTAGTTTTAGTTGATGGAGCTCAAAGCGTACCTCACATGAAGGTTGATGTTAGAGATATAAATGCAGACTTTTTTGTATTCTCAGGTCATAAAATGCTTGCGCCAATGGGCATTGGAGTGCTTTATGGCAAAAAGGAACTGCTTCAAAAAATGCCTCCATTTTTAATGGGCGGCGACATGATTGAATATGTAGAAGAACAGAAAACAAGCTATGCTGATTTACCTTTTAAATTTGAAGCAGGAACTCAAAATGTAGAAGGTGCAGTAGGATTATCAGCAGCTATAGATTATCTAGAAAACTTAGGCCTCTCAAATATTCATAAATATGAGCTTGAATTAACTGCCTATGCTCTGGAGGAAATGAGTAAAATACCATACATTAAAATTTATGGCCCAAGGGATATGGAAAACAGGGGTGGAGTAATATCCTTCAGTATAGAAGGTTGTCATCCTCATGACACTGCAAGCATAGTTGACACTTATGGGGTAGCAATAAGAGCAGGACATCACTGTGCACAGCCTTTAATGAAGCATTTAGGAGCGCCGGCAACTTCAAGAGCAAGCTTTTACTTCTACAACACAAAGGAAGAAGTTGATGTGTTCATAAACAGTATTAAAAATGTAAGGGGGTGGCTAGGTTATGGATCTTAG
- the sufU gene encoding Fe-S cluster assembly sulfur transfer protein SufU: MDLSQIYTELIMEHSQSTHNKRHLHHADACERGHNPSCGDDIALEVKFNGDIIEEAAFTGSGCAISQASTSMMIDLITGKSKEEALELVETFIGMIKREITDDGQLEVLEDAIVLKNISNMPARVKCAVLAWHTLKEAINN; this comes from the coding sequence ATGGATCTTAGTCAAATATATACAGAGCTTATAATGGAGCATAGTCAAAGTACTCATAACAAAAGACACCTACATCATGCTGATGCTTGTGAGAGAGGACATAATCCTAGCTGCGGTGATGACATAGCTTTAGAGGTTAAGTTTAATGGAGATATTATAGAAGAAGCAGCCTTTACAGGCAGCGGCTGTGCTATATCCCAAGCTTCCACATCCATGATGATTGACCTTATAACAGGTAAATCCAAAGAGGAAGCGCTGGAATTGGTTGAAACCTTCATTGGTATGATTAAAAGAGAAATTACTGATGATGGACAGCTTGAAGTGCTTGAAGATGCTATTGTTTTAAAAAATATATCAAATATGCCTGCTAGAGTAAAATGTGCGGTACTCGCTTGGCATACCTTGAAAGAGGCAATAAATAATTAG
- a CDS encoding LCP family protein, producing MSRANRKKRKSKIIIIITAVFLVLFLGAGFFGYSKLGKLKTAKLDENSLGIDENGYKQSANEALKNASGKNSPDIEKDYSNILVMGIDVTKEVNNAFSADSILIATVDRYNKKLKLTSIMRDSLVNVDGVGDTKLKYAYSYGGPQLLVKTVNQSFNMNIKDYVKVDFSDVEKIVDYLGGVEINVKAEEIDLINGYQKGMANSGGKKYTTIKKSGLQTLNGKQAVAYSRIRYVGNYDYERTERQRRVISEILRKFSDKNPIELVSITDKLLPLVETNLGKGEILSLGSYIVTNKLTKPVQFRIPTDSTAHDYTNPKDGLYYMKWDKKPTIDALHDFIFIQ from the coding sequence ATGTCTAGAGCTAATAGAAAGAAAAGAAAATCTAAAATAATTATAATTATAACAGCTGTGTTTCTTGTGCTATTCCTAGGTGCTGGCTTTTTTGGCTACAGCAAGCTTGGGAAACTTAAAACAGCAAAATTAGATGAAAATTCACTGGGTATAGACGAGAACGGTTATAAACAATCAGCCAATGAAGCTTTGAAAAATGCATCAGGCAAAAATTCCCCAGACATTGAAAAGGACTATTCTAATATATTGGTTATGGGTATTGATGTAACAAAGGAGGTTAATAATGCCTTTAGTGCTGACAGTATTTTAATTGCAACTGTAGACAGGTATAATAAAAAATTAAAACTTACCTCTATCATGAGAGATAGCCTTGTTAATGTTGACGGAGTTGGTGATACAAAGCTTAAGTATGCTTATTCCTATGGCGGTCCTCAGCTTTTGGTTAAAACTGTAAACCAAAGCTTTAATATGAATATAAAAGATTATGTCAAAGTGGATTTTTCTGATGTGGAAAAAATAGTAGACTATCTAGGTGGAGTTGAAATTAATGTTAAAGCTGAAGAAATTGATCTTATAAATGGCTATCAAAAAGGTATGGCTAATTCTGGAGGAAAGAAATATACTACAATAAAAAAATCAGGTCTCCAAACCTTAAATGGAAAACAGGCAGTTGCTTATTCCAGAATACGATATGTTGGAAACTATGACTATGAAAGAACTGAAAGACAGCGAAGGGTAATTTCAGAGATTTTGAGGAAGTTTTCAGATAAAAACCCTATTGAATTAGTTAGTATTACAGATAAGCTTCTTCCACTTGTGGAAACTAATTTGGGAAAAGGTGAAATACTAAGTCTTGGATCTTATATAGTTACCAATAAGTTAACAAAACCTGTACAATTTAGAATACCGACAGACAGTACAGCTCATGATTATACAAATCCTAAGGACGGATTATACTATATGAAGTGGGATAAAAAGCCTACAATAGATGCTCTTCATGACTTTATATTTATTCAGTAA
- the glmS gene encoding glutamine--fructose-6-phosphate transaminase (isomerizing) has translation MCGIVGYVGKKEASPVLINGLSKLEYRGYDSAGVAIIENNKLKISKCKGRLANLEAKLQQEPIHGAVGIGHTRWATHGEPSDLNSHPHSNEDETISVVHNGIIENYLHLREWLTSKGYKFMSETDTEVIPHLVDYYYQGNLEDAVMKAISKMDGSYALGVVSTHEPGKLVAVRKDSPLIVGVGKDEFFIASDIPAILNYTRDVYLLNDKEFVVITQDGIKLLTEEGDIINKDIFHVTWNADAAEKGGYEHFMIKEIHEQPKAIRDTMTSRIALEKPITLDKISLTKEQLENIDKVYIVACGTAYHAGVVGKYAIEQLARIPVEVDIASEFRYRNPIINEKTLMIVVSQSGETADTLAALREAKKHGARVIAVTNVVGSSASREAHDVLYTWAGPEIAVASTKAYTTQLIAMYIMALYFAEQKGTLSSERIEEIKKEMLQLPEKAEETLKHKDVLQRFASKTYMHKDMFFLGRGVDYAVAMEGSLKLKEISYIHSEAYAAGELKHGTIALIENGTVVIALATQDNLFEKMVSNIKEVKTRGANVLAFAFEGNNDIEKTVDSALYIPKTETVLAPVLSVIPLQLLAYYMAVQKGCDVDKPRNLAKSVTVE, from the coding sequence ATGTGCGGAATAGTAGGATATGTTGGAAAGAAAGAAGCGTCACCAGTTTTAATAAATGGTCTATCAAAGCTTGAATACAGAGGTTACGACTCAGCAGGAGTTGCAATCATTGAAAATAATAAATTAAAGATTTCAAAATGCAAGGGAAGACTTGCAAACCTTGAAGCAAAGCTTCAGCAAGAACCTATTCACGGAGCTGTAGGAATAGGTCATACAAGATGGGCTACACATGGAGAGCCATCAGATTTAAATTCCCATCCACATTCTAACGAAGATGAAACAATAAGCGTTGTTCATAATGGAATAATAGAAAACTATCTTCATTTAAGAGAATGGTTAACAAGCAAGGGCTATAAGTTCATGTCTGAAACAGATACAGAGGTTATACCTCACCTTGTAGACTATTATTACCAGGGAAACTTAGAAGATGCTGTAATGAAGGCTATATCAAAAATGGATGGAAGCTATGCTTTAGGCGTTGTCTCAACACATGAGCCAGGAAAGCTTGTAGCAGTAAGAAAAGACAGCCCGCTTATAGTTGGAGTAGGCAAGGATGAATTCTTTATAGCCTCAGATATCCCTGCAATATTAAATTACACAAGGGATGTATATCTTCTAAATGATAAGGAATTTGTTGTTATAACTCAAGACGGAATTAAGCTTCTTACAGAAGAAGGAGATATAATAAACAAGGATATCTTCCATGTAACCTGGAATGCAGATGCTGCTGAAAAGGGCGGTTATGAGCACTTCATGATTAAGGAAATACATGAGCAGCCAAAGGCTATAAGAGATACAATGACCTCTAGAATAGCTCTTGAAAAGCCAATAACCTTAGATAAGATAAGCCTAACTAAGGAGCAGCTTGAAAATATAGATAAAGTTTATATAGTTGCCTGCGGAACAGCTTATCATGCAGGCGTTGTAGGCAAGTATGCCATAGAGCAGCTTGCAAGAATACCAGTTGAGGTAGATATTGCTTCAGAATTTAGATATAGAAATCCAATAATAAATGAAAAAACTCTTATGATAGTAGTAAGCCAATCAGGTGAGACAGCGGATACTCTAGCTGCTTTAAGAGAAGCCAAGAAGCATGGAGCAAGAGTTATAGCTGTAACAAATGTTGTTGGAAGCTCAGCATCAAGAGAGGCTCATGATGTTCTATATACCTGGGCAGGACCAGAAATTGCAGTTGCATCAACAAAGGCTTATACAACTCAGTTAATAGCAATGTATATAATGGCTCTTTACTTTGCAGAGCAAAAAGGAACATTAAGCAGCGAAAGAATAGAAGAAATTAAGAAAGAAATGCTTCAGCTTCCTGAGAAAGCAGAAGAAACTTTAAAGCATAAGGATGTGCTTCAAAGATTTGCTTCAAAAACCTATATGCATAAAGATATGTTCTTCCTAGGAAGAGGTGTGGATTATGCAGTAGCTATGGAAGGTTCCTTAAAGCTTAAGGAAATTTCCTATATTCACTCAGAGGCCTATGCAGCAGGAGAGTTAAAGCACGGCACTATAGCTCTTATTGAAAATGGAACTGTAGTTATAGCTTTAGCAACACAAGATAACCTCTTTGAAAAGATGGTAAGCAATATAAAAGAAGTTAAGACAAGAGGCGCAAATGTGCTAGCCTTTGCTTTTGAAGGAAATAACGATATAGAAAAGACTGTAGATTCAGCTTTATATATACCAAAAACAGAAACAGTACTTGCACCAGTACTTTCAGTAATACCGCTTCAATTATTAGCTTACTACATGGCAGTTCAGAAGGGCTGCGATGTTGATAAGCCAAGGAATTTGGCCAAGAGCGTTACAGTTGAATAG
- a CDS encoding cytochrome D1 domain-containing protein: MFNSKYFKLIGSSVVLTLTLAACSSTVKNNTQAPKISEQNKAETKVEQKVPAYIYTANESGSISKIDVATNKVVETFKDEGSPHNVQVSPDGKVFAYTSAVKMAKGQTEHGAMSMNGSAVFYDVETGKQIRKVEVGKHPAHIVFTEDGKYAIVTNNEDNNVSIIDAKTYKLINNVIVGKGPHGFRISADSQYAYIANMGEDTVSIVDITNIKEVKKIKVGKTPVTTGLTSDGKTLVATVNAENYLAVVDLSTDKIEKIAVGVGPAQVYLSTDDKYAFVANQGTEKDPSNTITKVNLTTKQVVATIEAGKGAHGVVVSPDNKFVYVTNMYEATVSVIDNETNKVVATIPVDEEPNGISFKK, translated from the coding sequence ATGTTTAATTCGAAATATTTCAAACTTATAGGAAGCTCTGTGGTGTTAACTTTGACTCTTGCAGCCTGCAGCAGCACTGTAAAAAATAATACTCAAGCACCTAAAATATCAGAACAGAATAAAGCTGAAACTAAGGTAGAGCAAAAGGTTCCAGCTTATATATATACAGCAAATGAAAGTGGAAGTATATCTAAAATAGATGTAGCTACCAATAAAGTTGTTGAAACCTTTAAAGACGAAGGCTCTCCACATAATGTTCAAGTATCACCAGATGGTAAAGTTTTTGCTTATACATCTGCAGTTAAGATGGCAAAAGGTCAAACAGAACATGGTGCTATGAGCATGAATGGGTCAGCAGTATTTTATGATGTAGAAACAGGAAAGCAAATTAGGAAAGTTGAAGTAGGTAAGCATCCAGCCCATATAGTGTTTACTGAGGATGGAAAGTATGCAATAGTTACTAATAACGAAGATAATAACGTATCTATAATTGATGCAAAGACTTATAAGTTAATTAATAACGTTATAGTTGGAAAAGGACCACATGGTTTTAGAATTTCTGCTGACAGCCAATACGCATATATAGCTAATATGGGTGAAGATACAGTAAGTATTGTTGACATCACTAATATTAAAGAAGTTAAAAAGATAAAAGTAGGTAAGACTCCAGTAACTACTGGATTAACTAGTGATGGTAAGACCCTAGTAGCAACAGTTAATGCTGAAAACTATCTAGCCGTAGTAGACTTATCTACAGATAAAATTGAAAAGATAGCTGTAGGAGTAGGACCAGCACAGGTATATTTATCAACAGATGATAAGTATGCATTTGTTGCAAATCAAGGAACAGAGAAAGATCCTTCAAATACTATCACAAAAGTTAATTTAACAACTAAACAGGTTGTAGCTACAATAGAAGCAGGCAAGGGTGCTCATGGAGTAGTAGTAAGTCCTGATAATAAGTTTGTTTATGTAACTAATATGTATGAAGCAACAGTCAGCGTAATAGATAATGAAACAAATAAAGTGGTTGCGACCATACCAGTAGATGAAGAGCCAAATGGCATAAGTTTTAAAAAGTAG
- a CDS encoding four-helix bundle copper-binding protein: protein MQATMDIPAVSLMPKGNPHQTCIDACMKCVQICEECFNMCLQEADVKARTSCIKTLQDCAEICSTAACFMSRDSGSIKEICNICATICEKCATECDMFKDQHCKTCADTCRQCATECRNMAKM, encoded by the coding sequence ATGCAAGCAACAATGGATATACCTGCTGTATCACTTATGCCAAAAGGAAACCCACATCAAACTTGTATAGACGCATGTATGAAATGTGTTCAAATTTGTGAAGAATGCTTTAATATGTGCCTACAAGAAGCAGATGTAAAAGCAAGAACAAGTTGCATAAAGACTCTTCAGGATTGTGCTGAAATTTGTTCTACAGCAGCATGTTTTATGTCAAGAGATAGTGGAAGTATAAAAGAAATATGCAATATATGTGCAACAATCTGCGAGAAATGTGCAACTGAATGTGATATGTTTAAAGATCAACATTGTAAGACTTGTGCAGACACTTGCAGACAATGTGCAACTGAATGCAGAAATATGGCTAAAATGTAA